The following are encoded in a window of Chitinivibrio alkaliphilus ACht1 genomic DNA:
- a CDS encoding iron-containing alcohol dehydrogenase family protein: MEIQVPSLLRIKPRALQKLGKYLRQEGFRKISLFWGGGIQEFFQETMEISFASAEIRVLYEEVVETNDIDNAFASAKKLPPESEVVVALGGGTVIDYCKYVAFLNQVPLLSVPTLISNDAFASPTSSLVVDGRRKTVKSTVPYGVIIDTETIRRAPRKFLYGGIGDLFCKTTAIYDWKLAYKNTGEVVNDFAATVCQNAADTFTFYENKNMDDLEYVRIIASSLLMTGIAMIIAGNSRPASGSEHLVSHAYDRVCDEPSLHGLQVGVASYAVSYLQKDTHERIRQDIISSGFADFMKETPLNRECFLRALFLAPDIKQGFFTILSERGNIEKLHDFVCTDELMNTMLG, translated from the coding sequence ATGGAGATACAAGTACCATCTCTGCTTCGTATAAAGCCGCGAGCCTTGCAAAAATTAGGAAAATATTTGCGACAGGAAGGGTTCCGCAAAATCTCTCTGTTTTGGGGAGGCGGTATCCAGGAGTTTTTTCAAGAGACCATGGAGATCTCCTTTGCGTCGGCGGAAATTCGCGTGTTGTATGAAGAGGTCGTTGAAACAAATGATATTGACAATGCCTTTGCCTCAGCAAAGAAACTTCCTCCGGAAAGTGAGGTGGTGGTTGCCCTGGGGGGAGGGACGGTTATTGATTATTGCAAATATGTTGCGTTCCTCAATCAAGTGCCCCTGCTGAGTGTTCCCACGTTGATATCCAATGATGCCTTTGCATCTCCCACAAGTTCTCTTGTGGTTGACGGGCGACGTAAAACCGTGAAGTCAACAGTTCCCTATGGGGTTATCATTGATACAGAAACAATCCGGCGTGCTCCCCGCAAATTTCTCTATGGCGGGATCGGAGATCTTTTTTGCAAAACCACAGCCATCTACGATTGGAAATTAGCCTATAAAAATACGGGAGAGGTGGTAAATGATTTTGCTGCAACGGTGTGCCAGAATGCTGCTGATACCTTTACGTTTTATGAAAATAAAAATATGGATGATCTGGAATATGTGCGCATTATCGCCAGCTCCCTTCTCATGACGGGCATTGCCATGATTATTGCGGGGAATTCCCGTCCCGCCAGTGGCTCAGAACACCTCGTTTCCCACGCCTATGATCGTGTCTGTGATGAGCCGTCACTTCACGGGTTGCAAGTAGGTGTTGCCAGTTATGCCGTGAGTTATCTTCAAAAAGATACCCATGAGAGAATTCGACAGGATATCATCAGTTCCGGCTTTGCCGATTTTATGAAAGAAACGCCCTTGAATCGGGAATGCTTCCTACGGGCACTTTTTTTGGCTCCTGATATTAAACAGGGGTTTTTTACTATTCTGAGTGAACGGGGTAATATTGAAAAATTACATGATTTTGTCTGCACGGATGAATTAATGAATACCATGTTGGGGTAG
- a CDS encoding HAD-IIA family hydrolase: MKGIVSDMDGVIYRGGRIIPGAQEFVDRLISADIPFLFLTNNSEQTPIDLRLKMEKLGIKHLSEHNFITSAMATAMFLKQQTSQATVYVIGGGGLINELYNVGFSISESNPDYVVVGKTQNFSYEMMKTAVRLIRGGAKFIGTNPDMIDPTEDGVEPACGAILASIESACGRAPYIVGKPNSLMMALATKKLGLHTSDTMMIGDRMDTDILGGMEAGMNTALVLSGVTSQEDLALFPYSPDAIYSSVGEVVPETL; the protein is encoded by the coding sequence ATTAAAGGTATCGTTTCTGATATGGATGGGGTGATCTATCGAGGTGGACGTATTATTCCGGGGGCACAGGAGTTTGTTGATCGTCTGATTTCCGCCGACATTCCGTTTCTATTTCTCACAAATAATTCTGAGCAGACGCCCATTGATCTACGTTTGAAAATGGAGAAACTGGGGATTAAGCATCTTTCGGAACATAACTTTATTACCAGCGCCATGGCCACGGCCATGTTTCTCAAACAGCAAACCTCTCAGGCAACGGTATATGTTATTGGTGGCGGTGGGTTGATTAATGAGTTATACAACGTGGGCTTTTCTATTTCTGAAAGTAATCCTGACTATGTAGTTGTGGGGAAAACGCAGAATTTCTCCTATGAGATGATGAAAACGGCGGTGCGCTTGATTCGTGGTGGTGCCAAGTTTATCGGAACAAACCCGGATATGATTGACCCCACGGAAGATGGGGTAGAACCGGCGTGTGGTGCAATTCTTGCAAGTATTGAATCGGCATGTGGTCGTGCTCCATACATTGTGGGGAAGCCAAATTCGCTCATGATGGCCCTTGCCACGAAAAAACTTGGTTTGCACACCTCGGATACCATGATGATCGGTGATCGCATGGATACGGATATTCTCGGGGGAATGGAGGCGGGAATGAATACCGCCCTCGTATTATCAGGGGTAACCTCTCAGGAAGATTTAGCCCTCTTTCCCTACTCTCCCGATGCCATATATTCCTCGGTGGGAGAAGTTGTTCCAGAAACTTTGTAG
- a CDS encoding chromate transporter: MISWTSFVGAFFLMGLSAYGGGMAIISLIQKEVVDRHQWLTFSEMSHIITISEMTPGPIAVNIATFTGYTQGHFSGAVIATVALLLPSQLILLALLSHRENKEGGVSSLVHYMAGIEIGVLALIASAAWTFSRRVIEGVPELVLFMLLLALFFLVRSRINPVWIIGLGGILGALFFV; encoded by the coding sequence ATGATCTCATGGACATCTTTTGTGGGGGCGTTTTTCCTTATGGGGCTCTCTGCCTACGGGGGAGGCATGGCCATAATTTCTCTTATCCAAAAAGAAGTTGTTGATCGGCACCAGTGGCTGACCTTTTCCGAAATGAGCCATATTATTACCATCTCCGAAATGACTCCCGGCCCCATTGCGGTGAATATTGCCACCTTCACCGGATATACGCAGGGCCATTTCTCTGGCGCGGTGATTGCCACGGTGGCATTGCTACTTCCCTCCCAGCTCATTCTTCTTGCCCTTTTGTCGCATCGGGAAAATAAAGAGGGGGGCGTATCATCTCTTGTTCACTATATGGCGGGAATTGAAATTGGGGTACTTGCCTTGATTGCCTCTGCGGCATGGACATTTTCCAGACGTGTGATTGAGGGCGTGCCTGAGCTTGTTCTCTTCATGCTTCTTCTTGCTCTGTTTTTCCTGGTGCGGTCGCGCATAAACCCCGTGTGGATCATTGGTCTTGGTGGCATTTTAGGGGCTCTTTTTTTCGTCTAG
- a CDS encoding chromate transporter: MQQRVGQPRHTTLFCIFLRLGAFSFGGGIAMAEVLKFELVHRRKWMSEDAFYDDFTLATLVPGAIIVNMACIQGWRYGRFFGALSAVVGTVLPPFAIILVVAIYAVSFFEYPLIQGFLQGGALAVGALLVYTISIFAHRKIRSWRGGLLFAGATLVLMGTAIHPLVVLFTLAGLFLVPLGRTGVHGDSP, from the coding sequence GTGCAGCAGAGAGTAGGGCAACCACGGCATACCACACTTTTTTGTATTTTTTTGCGTCTGGGGGCTTTCTCCTTTGGTGGAGGAATTGCCATGGCGGAGGTTTTAAAATTTGAGTTGGTGCATCGTCGAAAATGGATGAGCGAAGACGCCTTTTACGATGACTTTACCCTTGCAACCCTTGTCCCCGGAGCGATTATTGTGAATATGGCCTGTATTCAGGGGTGGCGGTATGGTCGGTTCTTCGGCGCACTCTCCGCGGTTGTGGGAACGGTCCTCCCCCCGTTCGCTATTATCCTGGTGGTGGCGATATATGCCGTATCCTTCTTTGAATATCCGCTGATACAGGGCTTTCTTCAAGGCGGTGCCCTGGCTGTGGGAGCCTTGCTGGTCTATACCATTTCCATCTTTGCACACAGAAAAATCCGTTCCTGGCGAGGGGGACTGCTCTTTGCGGGGGCAACCCTTGTGCTCATGGGTACCGCTATCCATCCCTTGGTGGTGTTGTTTACCCTGGCAGGTCTTTTTCTTGTTCCCCTAGGGCGTACGGGGGTTCACGGTGATTCGCCATGA
- a CDS encoding CBS domain-containing protein, translated as MSDMKFNQTESLVVRELITRLRVYDVMSRDIYAVRETDSMRSVQNLMKEKKVSGIPVTDEEDVLRGIITVDDIIYALDCKHIEEPCGSHMSDNVICLNEQYPLAVAISFFEKYSYRRYPVTNEAGKLTGMITGRDILSSLLFEINNEVDKLEEMLPEKKVKSSEYFYKKHHVESRNMSAAGTASTEIKNFCKRSNFPRPFIRRVGVAAFELEINIVVHSQGGSLTIIREEDYITLVAKDSGPGIADTDKAMETGFSTANDWVRSYGFGAGMGLPNIKRVSDDFSINSSPAGTKVTATFNID; from the coding sequence ATGAGTGATATGAAGTTTAATCAAACTGAATCCCTCGTTGTTCGTGAGCTCATTACCCGTCTGCGGGTCTACGATGTCATGTCCCGTGATATTTATGCCGTCCGCGAAACAGACTCCATGCGCAGCGTGCAAAATCTTATGAAGGAAAAAAAGGTGTCCGGCATCCCCGTAACGGATGAAGAAGATGTCCTTCGCGGTATTATCACCGTGGATGATATTATTTATGCCCTTGATTGCAAGCATATCGAAGAGCCCTGCGGATCGCATATGTCCGATAATGTCATATGCCTCAATGAACAGTACCCCCTGGCTGTGGCAATTTCATTTTTTGAAAAATACTCCTATCGCCGCTACCCCGTAACAAATGAAGCGGGCAAACTTACGGGCATGATCACCGGCCGGGACATTCTCAGTAGTCTACTCTTTGAAATCAACAATGAGGTTGATAAACTTGAAGAGATGCTCCCTGAGAAAAAGGTGAAGAGCTCAGAGTATTTCTATAAGAAACACCATGTGGAATCGCGCAATATGAGTGCCGCGGGAACGGCCTCCACGGAGATTAAAAATTTCTGCAAACGGAGTAACTTTCCCCGTCCCTTTATCCGCCGTGTCGGCGTGGCTGCCTTTGAGCTTGAAATAAATATTGTGGTGCACTCCCAGGGTGGATCATTGACCATTATCCGTGAAGAAGACTATATTACACTGGTGGCGAAAGATTCCGGTCCCGGCATTGCAGATACGGACAAGGCCATGGAAACGGGCTTTTCCACCGCCAACGACTGGGTGCGATCCTATGGCTTTGGCGCGGGTATGGGGCTTCCCAATATCAAGCGGGTCAGTGACGACTTTTCCATTAACTCCTCCCCCGCAGGTACAAAGGTTACGGCAACATTTAACATTGACTGA
- a CDS encoding iron-sulfur binding hydrogenase has translation MDVRVLETIKELDLVCNTARTAEIHAGYTSDLLSDVMAHAEEDSVLITIQAHKNSVAVASITGIAAIIFCNSRTVDTETIEAAEEAEVALFQTTLNQFQASVLINSYLQGD, from the coding sequence ATGGATGTACGTGTTCTCGAAACAATTAAGGAACTTGATCTGGTCTGCAATACTGCACGAACAGCTGAGATTCATGCAGGATATACCTCCGACCTCTTAAGCGATGTCATGGCCCATGCAGAGGAAGACTCTGTTCTTATTACCATCCAGGCGCATAAAAACAGCGTTGCCGTTGCCTCCATAACGGGCATTGCCGCAATTATTTTCTGCAACAGCAGAACTGTTGACACCGAAACCATTGAGGCGGCGGAAGAGGCTGAGGTAGCCCTGTTTCAAACAACCCTGAATCAGTTTCAGGCCTCCGTCCTTATCAACTCCTATCTCCAGGGAGACTAA